The following coding sequences lie in one Mucilaginibacter sp. KACC 22773 genomic window:
- a CDS encoding helix-turn-helix domain-containing protein, translating into MDNPKMSLLDGAHNDDLKLKGIKVYEIETAVHPIPTYNRREFYKICLLTGKSDINYADRGIVVDGHYLFFGTPHIPYSSDLLSPTIKGYGCLFTEDFLKSGDRSESLQESPLFKIGGTPVFLLNEEQQVFLAGIYQRMLAEQNTGYAFKDELIRNYINLIIHEALKMQPPDTFIKHKNASSRITALFLDLLERQFPIEDQAHPLKIKTAQEYAANLSVHVNHLNRAVRDTTSKSTSAHIAERIIGEAKAMLLHTDWNIAEIAFALGFEYPTHFNNFFKRLSGTTPRAFRNVTA; encoded by the coding sequence ATGGATAACCCAAAAATGTCTCTGCTTGATGGCGCTCATAACGATGATTTAAAACTTAAAGGAATCAAGGTTTATGAGATAGAGACAGCTGTCCATCCCATTCCGACTTATAATCGGAGGGAATTTTATAAAATATGCCTGCTCACCGGTAAAAGCGACATTAATTACGCAGACCGGGGGATTGTTGTAGATGGCCATTACCTGTTTTTTGGCACTCCCCATATTCCGTATTCTTCTGATTTGCTTTCTCCTACCATCAAAGGGTATGGCTGCCTTTTTACGGAAGATTTCTTAAAATCCGGTGACCGGTCCGAAAGTCTGCAGGAGTCTCCACTTTTTAAGATCGGCGGCACACCCGTGTTCCTGCTGAATGAGGAACAGCAGGTTTTCTTAGCCGGAATTTACCAGCGAATGCTTGCCGAACAAAACACCGGCTATGCCTTTAAAGATGAATTGATCCGCAATTACATTAATCTGATCATACATGAGGCGCTAAAAATGCAGCCGCCGGATACCTTCATTAAGCACAAAAACGCGTCGTCGAGAATCACCGCCCTGTTTCTGGATCTGCTGGAAAGACAATTTCCGATTGAAGACCAGGCTCATCCCCTTAAAATAAAGACGGCTCAGGAGTATGCTGCTAACTTATCTGTGCATGTGAACCATCTAAACCGGGCGGTCCGCGATACCACTTCTAAATCCACATCTGCCCATATAGCTGAACGGATAATCGGTGAAGCCAAGGCGATGCTGCTGCACACAGACTGGAATATTGCAGAAATTGCTTTTGCCCTGGGATTTGAATATCCTACACATTTTAATAATTTCTTCAAAAGGCTCAGCGGAACCACACCGCGGGCGTTCCGGAATGTAACTGCTTGA
- a CDS encoding MFS transporter: MIFGDRMKFQAKSDRMSGYNFYFPITAPYEARNIINKMKENDSTEASKEPKWPAVYAVSLAVAGLITSEFLPVSILTPIAKDLHITEGTAGQAISITALIAMFSSLFIAMITRKIDRRWVLLFFSVLQIFSNILVAFAPSFLVLTTGRILLGIAVGGFWAMSTATAMRLVPPRLISKALSIVYASVSIATVLAAPLGSFLGSMIGWRNVFLLVAGLGGLSLIWQAVTLPSMPPASPPKFRTLLDVLNHDLVKKGMLGVLFAFAGYAIFFTYLRPFLENITNVHVNTLTIILLCYGLANFIGALIARFMLDRKFSATMALAPFSMCFFTALLIFSGANMIAASLCIAFWGLAFGSVQVGWPTWLTLAIPDEAESGGSILVATTQLAITLGAGLGGLIFDKTGIKGTFGLGSLVLFLAALMAARALKGKIWKVPSGKDSIVHI, encoded by the coding sequence ATGATTTTCGGGGACCGGATGAAATTCCAGGCAAAAAGTGACCGAATGTCAGGTTACAATTTTTATTTCCCTATTACAGCCCCTTATGAGGCTCGCAACATAATTAATAAAATGAAAGAAAACGATTCAACAGAAGCAAGCAAAGAGCCAAAATGGCCGGCGGTTTACGCTGTATCACTGGCTGTCGCGGGTCTGATAACTTCGGAATTCCTGCCTGTAAGCATACTTACGCCGATTGCCAAAGACCTTCATATAACTGAGGGAACTGCAGGGCAGGCCATTTCAATAACGGCGCTCATTGCCATGTTTTCCAGTTTGTTTATAGCGATGATCACCCGAAAGATCGATAGAAGATGGGTCCTTTTATTCTTTTCCGTTTTACAGATCTTTTCTAATATACTGGTAGCATTTGCCCCCTCCTTCCTCGTTTTAACCACCGGAAGGATTTTGCTGGGTATAGCGGTCGGAGGATTTTGGGCAATGTCCACGGCAACCGCGATGCGTTTAGTGCCGCCCCGTTTGATTTCGAAAGCCCTGTCCATTGTTTATGCGTCTGTTTCCATCGCTACGGTACTGGCGGCTCCGCTGGGAAGTTTCCTTGGCAGTATGATCGGATGGCGAAATGTATTTCTGCTGGTAGCCGGTCTGGGAGGGCTCTCTCTGATCTGGCAGGCCGTCACCCTCCCGTCCATGCCACCTGCCAGCCCTCCGAAATTCAGGACACTGTTAGACGTGCTGAACCATGACCTGGTTAAAAAAGGCATGCTGGGCGTATTGTTCGCTTTTGCGGGTTACGCGATATTCTTTACCTATTTACGCCCGTTTTTAGAAAACATAACCAATGTTCATGTTAACACACTGACGATCATTTTGCTCTGCTACGGGCTGGCTAATTTCATCGGGGCGTTAATCGCCAGATTTATGCTTGACAGAAAGTTTTCAGCGACAATGGCTCTGGCACCGTTTTCCATGTGCTTTTTTACAGCCCTGCTTATTTTTTCAGGGGCCAATATGATTGCTGCCTCACTATGTATAGCCTTCTGGGGGCTTGCTTTCGGCAGCGTTCAGGTTGGCTGGCCGACATGGTTAACGCTGGCCATCCCCGACGAAGCGGAAAGCGGCGGAAGCATCCTGGTTGCAACCACACAATTAGCGATAACCCTGGGTGCCGGACTTGGCGGGCTTATCTTTGACAAGACGGGAATTAAAGGAACCTTCGGCCTGGGAAGCCTGGTTTTATTCCTTGCGGCGTTAATGGCGGCCCGCGCCCTGAAAGGGAAAATATGGAAGGTTCCGTCCGGTAAAGACAGTATTGTTCATATATAA
- a CDS encoding helix-turn-helix domain-containing protein, with amino-acid sequence MSKEVNVRDFEQDGFIVYEVGEETDTVRAYSRKAFYKICMMTGQNKIEYADRGILTKGTTLFFGTPHIPYSWETISENQTGFCCLFTESFLKLNNRSESLQQSPLFKVGGSPIFFIEKEARKFLSEMFHQMIGEYRNEYVFKDDLMRNYINLIIHEALKMNPPDTYFQVKDASSRITGLFLDLLERQFPIESPRSPLVLKTPHDYADALSVHVNHLNRSVKEITGKSTSRNIAERIVSEGKELLRRTDWSMSDIGFALGFEYTSYFNSYFKRYTGTIPKFFRGKVVPQL; translated from the coding sequence ATGAGTAAAGAAGTAAATGTCAGAGATTTCGAACAGGACGGCTTTATCGTTTATGAAGTAGGCGAAGAAACGGATACTGTCAGGGCTTACAGCCGGAAAGCTTTTTACAAAATCTGTATGATGACGGGACAGAACAAGATCGAATACGCAGACCGCGGTATTCTGACAAAGGGTACCACACTTTTTTTTGGTACACCCCATATCCCGTACTCATGGGAGACCATCAGTGAGAATCAGACGGGTTTTTGTTGTCTGTTCACTGAAAGTTTTCTGAAACTCAACAACCGCTCCGAAAGTCTCCAGCAGTCACCGCTGTTTAAGGTTGGCGGTTCCCCTATTTTTTTCATAGAAAAGGAAGCGAGGAAGTTTCTTTCCGAAATGTTCCATCAAATGATCGGGGAGTACCGCAATGAATATGTATTCAAAGACGACCTGATGCGCAACTATATCAACCTGATCATTCATGAAGCGCTGAAGATGAATCCGCCTGATACTTATTTTCAGGTAAAAGATGCGTCTTCACGTATAACAGGTTTATTTCTGGATCTGCTGGAAAGACAATTTCCCATAGAAAGTCCCCGCTCTCCTTTAGTGCTTAAAACACCGCATGATTACGCCGATGCGTTGTCGGTCCATGTGAACCATTTGAATCGTTCTGTTAAAGAGATCACCGGAAAATCGACTTCCAGAAATATCGCTGAGCGTATAGTTTCCGAAGGAAAGGAGCTTTTGAGGCGAACCGACTGGAGTATGTCTGATATCGGGTTTGCTTTGGGGTTTGAATACACCTCTTATTTCAACAGCTATTTTAAACGATACACAGGAACAATACCAAAATTCTTTCGCGGAAAGGTTGTTCCGCAATTATAA
- a CDS encoding NAD(P)-dependent alcohol dehydrogenase, translating into MENDKSNQENNKKREMGRRDFLTASAISTAGLVAGGLFFPPSADAQTTKKNSTGVSSRNGSGPFATQGMAAYSPDGPLKLMTFERRALGPKDIAIKLHYCGVCHSDIHTVHEDWGKIQFPQIVGHELAGEVVAVGSSASKFTVGARVGVGSMVNSCRHCSECQAGHENYCLNGNTQTYGSKDRDGSITQGGYSTFVVVDEDFVIDIPDAMDLAEAGPLLCAGITVYSPLLRWGVTTGMKVAILGMGGLGHIAVKLAKALGAEVTVFTTSPDKVEDAKRFGAANVVINKEGADYAAYKNSFDFALDTIPYKHNIKPFIPLLKRDAVFCRVGVGKVTDDIETGQMSLVLFRNAIAGSNTGGIRETQDMVNFCALNNIKPEIIKIPMHGINDAWQKVFDKKARYRYVIDVQSV; encoded by the coding sequence ATGGAAAATGATAAAAGCAATCAGGAAAATAACAAAAAAAGAGAAATGGGCCGCAGAGATTTTCTCACTGCGTCAGCAATATCTACTGCAGGTTTGGTTGCCGGCGGCCTGTTTTTCCCTCCATCCGCCGATGCGCAGACAACTAAGAAAAACAGTACAGGTGTGAGCAGCAGGAATGGTTCAGGCCCTTTCGCAACACAAGGGATGGCAGCCTATTCTCCTGATGGCCCGCTCAAACTGATGACTTTTGAACGCAGGGCCCTGGGGCCAAAAGATATAGCGATTAAACTTCACTATTGCGGTGTCTGCCACTCTGATATTCATACTGTACATGAAGATTGGGGAAAAATTCAATTTCCGCAGATCGTTGGTCATGAACTTGCCGGAGAAGTAGTAGCTGTCGGATCAAGTGCCAGCAAATTTACTGTCGGCGCGCGCGTTGGTGTGGGCTCAATGGTCAATTCCTGCAGACATTGTTCGGAGTGCCAGGCAGGCCATGAGAATTATTGCCTGAACGGAAATACGCAGACCTATGGGTCAAAAGACAGGGACGGCTCCATTACACAGGGAGGCTATTCCACTTTTGTGGTCGTTGACGAGGATTTCGTGATCGATATTCCTGATGCTATGGATCTTGCGGAGGCTGGTCCGCTTCTGTGTGCCGGTATTACGGTTTATTCCCCGCTCCTCAGATGGGGAGTGACCACCGGTATGAAAGTGGCTATTCTTGGTATGGGCGGATTAGGACATATAGCTGTAAAACTTGCCAAAGCATTAGGTGCGGAAGTAACTGTTTTTACAACTTCTCCTGATAAGGTGGAGGATGCCAAAAGGTTCGGAGCGGCAAACGTGGTCATCAACAAAGAAGGAGCCGATTATGCTGCTTATAAAAATTCATTTGACTTTGCGCTGGATACGATTCCGTATAAACACAATATCAAACCTTTTATTCCTTTGCTTAAACGGGATGCGGTCTTTTGTCGTGTCGGTGTAGGCAAGGTTACTGACGACATAGAGACCGGTCAAATGAGTCTTGTTCTGTTCCGGAACGCTATTGCAGGGTCAAATACAGGCGGGATCCGGGAAACACAGGACATGGTTAATTTCTGCGCCCTTAACAATATCAAACCCGAAATTATCAAGATCCCGATGCACGGAATCAATGACGCATGGCAAAAGGTCTTCGATAAAAAAGCCCGCTACCGTTACGTCATCGATGTACAATCTGTGTAA
- a CDS encoding cyclophilin-like fold protein: MHTSANQKISITIGGKVITGTLYDNAATRDFISLLPLTLTLKDYAGKEKISYLPKKLSTQNVPEGSDPSIGAITYYAPWGNLAIFYKDFTYSSDLVKLGKIDSGMEILKASDGLQARFELVR; the protein is encoded by the coding sequence ATGCATACATCAGCGAATCAAAAGATAAGCATCACCATAGGCGGAAAGGTAATCACTGGTACGCTCTATGATAATGCTGCCACCCGGGATTTTATATCCCTTCTTCCGCTCACGCTTACACTGAAAGACTATGCTGGAAAGGAAAAGATATCCTACCTGCCCAAAAAACTCTCTACTCAGAACGTCCCGGAAGGTAGTGACCCATCCATAGGTGCCATCACCTATTATGCCCCCTGGGGAAATCTGGCAATATTCTATAAAGATTTCACCTATTCTTCGGACCTCGTGAAACTGGGCAAAATAGATTCCGGTATGGAAATCCTGAAGGCATCCGATGGCCTGCAGGCCAGATTTGAACTTGTCCGTTAG
- a CDS encoding (2Fe-2S)-binding protein, giving the protein MLTLNINGKEQQVAADPDMPLLWVIRDLLGLTGTKFGCGVAQCGACTVHLNGEAVRSCVTKVSRAAGQKVTTIEGLSQNNDHPLQLAWAEFDVPQCGYCQSGQLMSAAVLLRENPNPTDQDIDDGMSGNICRCGTYPRIRAAIHKAAQLQREGAKS; this is encoded by the coding sequence ATGTTAACCTTAAATATTAATGGAAAAGAGCAGCAGGTTGCTGCTGATCCTGATATGCCTTTGTTGTGGGTCATTCGTGATCTGCTGGGCCTTACCGGGACAAAATTCGGTTGCGGTGTGGCCCAGTGCGGTGCATGTACAGTTCACCTGAACGGAGAGGCTGTCCGTTCCTGCGTAACCAAAGTCAGCCGGGCTGCCGGACAAAAGGTTACTACAATAGAAGGCTTGTCTCAAAACAATGATCATCCTTTGCAGCTGGCCTGGGCAGAATTTGATGTTCCGCAGTGCGGCTACTGCCAATCGGGGCAACTCATGTCAGCCGCCGTTTTGCTGCGCGAAAACCCAAATCCGACAGATCAGGACATAGATGATGGGATGTCGGGCAATATCTGCCGTTGCGGAACCTATCCCCGGATCAGAGCCGCTATACATAAGGCTGCCCAGCTGCAGCGGGAAGGAGCTAAATCATGA
- a CDS encoding NAD(P)-dependent alcohol dehydrogenase — protein MKEDNNNQSRRKFIQHTAVAGAGLMLADTLNVLAAPGAAAVSAAKNIKSKGYAARDKSGKLSLWEFERRPVGDNDILIDIKFASICHSDIHQMRGDWGTQQYPQVPGHEIAGVVSAVGKNVTKFKIGDKAGVGCMVDSCMTCESCTHGEEQYCDNNATLFTYGNPDKTSPSGITQGGYSNNIVVKEHFAVHIPDHISLQEAAPLLCAGITTYSPLMNADFKRGDKVGVAGIGGLGHLAIKLAVSKGADVYAFTTSPDKVKDILAFGAKEAIVVDDLVKLKPYKGKMDYVIATIPAKYDIAAYSAVVKRGGSYTQVGMPVGFEVTINNLALSVSRVNYNSSLIGGIPETQEVIDYCADNKIHPQIQLIKADQINDAWDKILSKQARYRYVIDAATI, from the coding sequence ATGAAAGAAGATAACAACAATCAATCCCGCAGAAAATTCATACAGCATACCGCAGTCGCGGGTGCGGGCCTGATGCTCGCAGATACATTAAACGTTCTTGCAGCTCCGGGTGCAGCAGCAGTCTCCGCCGCTAAAAATATCAAATCAAAAGGCTATGCCGCCCGGGACAAATCCGGGAAATTAAGTCTTTGGGAGTTTGAACGCCGGCCCGTCGGAGATAACGATATTTTAATCGATATTAAATTCGCCAGCATTTGTCATTCCGATATCCACCAGATGCGTGGTGATTGGGGAACACAGCAATATCCTCAGGTTCCGGGTCACGAAATCGCGGGTGTTGTTTCCGCAGTCGGTAAAAACGTCACCAAATTCAAAATAGGTGACAAAGCCGGTGTAGGTTGTATGGTTGACAGCTGTATGACTTGTGAAAGCTGTACTCATGGCGAAGAGCAATATTGCGATAACAATGCCACATTGTTTACTTACGGTAACCCGGATAAAACCTCGCCTTCAGGCATTACACAGGGCGGGTATTCCAATAATATTGTGGTAAAAGAACATTTTGCCGTCCATATACCGGATCATATCAGTCTGCAGGAAGCTGCCCCGTTGCTTTGTGCAGGCATCACAACCTATTCACCACTGATGAATGCTGATTTCAAAAGAGGTGACAAAGTCGGTGTTGCCGGCATAGGAGGATTAGGACATTTAGCCATAAAACTGGCGGTGTCTAAAGGTGCTGATGTTTATGCGTTCACGACCTCACCGGATAAAGTAAAGGATATCCTGGCATTTGGCGCCAAAGAAGCTATTGTCGTTGACGACCTCGTTAAGTTAAAACCTTACAAAGGAAAAATGGATTATGTGATTGCCACGATTCCGGCAAAATACGATATAGCGGCATATTCAGCCGTTGTAAAACGAGGAGGTTCTTATACACAGGTAGGGATGCCCGTTGGTTTTGAAGTAACCATTAACAATTTAGCATTAAGTGTGAGCAGGGTAAATTATAACAGTTCACTTATCGGGGGTATCCCTGAAACCCAGGAGGTAATTGACTATTGCGCCGATAACAAAATTCATCCTCAGATACAGCTTATCAAAGCCGACCAGATCAATGATGCCTGGGATAAGATTTTAAGTAAACAGGCTCGCTACCGCTATGTCATTGATGCAGCAACCATTTAA
- a CDS encoding helix-turn-helix domain-containing protein, with product MSDPNISPSSEFNSGLKQNGFQVYRIVTQRSVIKSYSRKGIYKICFTIGKSIIHYADKGIEVDGATLFFGNPHIPYSWKFLSEQQTGYACLFSEDFFKGHEHTKTLQESPLFKIGGTPVFALTKTQRDLFASLFEKMVSEQNSEYVFKHDLIRSYINLIIYEALKIEPSVNFFKTTNASSRITTLFFELLERQFPIESTDSPLQIRRAQDFAKTLSLHINHLNRAVKETTGKPISLHIAERIVTEAKALLQHKDWNIAEVAFSLGFEYPTHFNNYFKRVTGIVPSALRSQIT from the coding sequence ATGAGTGATCCCAATATATCTCCTTCTTCCGAATTTAATTCCGGCCTGAAACAAAACGGATTTCAGGTCTATCGTATAGTTACCCAGCGCAGCGTCATAAAATCATACAGCCGTAAAGGTATCTACAAGATTTGCTTTACCATCGGTAAAAGCATTATTCACTATGCAGATAAAGGAATTGAAGTTGACGGTGCCACCTTATTTTTCGGCAACCCGCATATTCCTTATTCCTGGAAATTCTTATCGGAACAGCAAACCGGTTATGCCTGTCTGTTTTCCGAAGATTTCTTTAAAGGTCATGAACACACAAAGACACTCCAGGAATCTCCGCTTTTTAAAATTGGCGGAACGCCTGTTTTTGCCCTTACCAAGACTCAGCGAGATCTCTTTGCTTCGCTCTTTGAAAAAATGGTATCAGAGCAGAATTCTGAATACGTCTTTAAACATGATCTTATCCGGAGCTATATCAATCTGATCATTTATGAGGCTTTAAAGATAGAACCTTCGGTCAATTTTTTTAAAACTACGAACGCGTCTTCGAGAATAACCACTTTATTCTTTGAGCTTTTGGAAAGGCAGTTTCCGATTGAATCGACGGACAGCCCGCTGCAGATCAGAAGGGCACAGGACTTCGCAAAGACCCTATCCCTGCATATCAACCACCTTAACCGTGCCGTAAAGGAGACCACCGGCAAACCGATCTCCTTACATATTGCCGAACGGATCGTAACTGAAGCAAAAGCGCTCCTGCAACATAAAGATTGGAATATTGCTGAAGTTGCCTTTTCCCTCGGCTTTGAATACCCCACGCATTTCAACAACTACTTCAAGAGAGTCACCGGTATAGTTCCCTCTGCTCTGCGGTCACAAATTACTTGA
- a CDS encoding RibD family protein: MKEIYIICHMMSTVDGRIISANWGSKNEWQDYSEVYNRIHESYNTQGWICGRVTMENDFSEGAVPELLKAPHDLVREPFIADREATSFAIAIDANGKLGWPGNELGGDHIISILTEKVSDEYLFYLQRKGISYLFGGKDEIDLAAALLQLSVHFGIKKLMLEGGGSINGAFLASGLIDELSLLLMPLADGAKDTATTFEVAPGFGKDQAVRMYLKELRRLDGDLIHLSYVFDKKDL, encoded by the coding sequence ATGAAGGAAATCTATATCATATGCCATATGATGTCCACGGTGGACGGCAGGATTATATCTGCCAACTGGGGCAGTAAAAACGAGTGGCAGGATTATTCAGAGGTCTACAACCGGATTCATGAATCCTACAATACCCAGGGCTGGATATGCGGACGTGTGACCATGGAAAATGACTTTTCCGAAGGTGCGGTCCCGGAGCTTTTAAAAGCCCCTCATGATCTCGTACGAGAACCTTTTATAGCTGACCGGGAGGCTACTTCATTTGCTATTGCCATAGACGCAAACGGAAAGCTCGGCTGGCCCGGCAATGAGTTGGGCGGAGATCATATCATCAGCATATTAACCGAGAAAGTTTCCGATGAATACTTATTTTACCTGCAGCGTAAGGGCATATCTTATCTTTTTGGCGGTAAGGATGAAATTGACCTGGCCGCGGCGCTCCTGCAATTGTCAGTGCATTTCGGCATTAAGAAACTGATGCTGGAAGGCGGCGGCAGTATCAACGGAGCCTTTCTCGCCTCCGGTCTTATCGATGAGCTTAGTCTGCTCCTGATGCCGCTGGCCGACGGGGCAAAAGATACCGCTACAACGTTTGAAGTTGCACCGGGCTTCGGGAAAGACCAGGCTGTCCGGATGTACCTGAAAGAGCTGCGGAGGCTCGACGGTGATCTTATCCATTTAAGCTACGTATTTGATAAAAAGGACCTGTAG
- a CDS encoding nucleotidyltransferase family protein, producing the protein MEQTTGIIILAAGNSARLGHPKQLLKYKNSTLLNNIIGEALLLPESSLTVVTGAYNEFIKANLNIAGLKLCFNPDWQSGMGSSIVCGLKDLLLRYPKMKKCIFLVCDQPYVTNTLLKNLLKEYGKTRKRIVASAYSDTLGTPVLFHRKYFGELLKLRGQEGAKKLINAHSDDIATVHFEKGVVDIDTAEDYHKLINP; encoded by the coding sequence ATGGAACAAACAACAGGTATCATCATTTTAGCAGCGGGGAACTCTGCAAGACTGGGACATCCCAAGCAGTTATTAAAATACAAGAACAGCACGTTGCTTAATAACATCATCGGGGAGGCGCTGTTATTGCCGGAATCCAGTCTGACGGTTGTAACCGGAGCTTATAATGAATTTATAAAGGCAAACCTTAATATTGCCGGCCTGAAACTGTGCTTTAATCCGGATTGGCAGTCGGGCATGGGGTCTTCTATAGTCTGCGGACTTAAAGACTTGCTGCTGCGTTATCCCAAAATGAAGAAATGCATTTTTTTAGTGTGCGATCAGCCTTATGTAACGAATACCCTTTTGAAAAATTTACTCAAAGAATATGGCAAAACAAGAAAAAGAATTGTCGCGTCTGCGTATTCCGATACTTTAGGGACACCAGTGCTATTCCATCGTAAATACTTCGGCGAGCTGCTTAAGCTGAGGGGCCAAGAGGGAGCCAAAAAACTAATCAATGCACATTCGGATGATATAGCCACCGTGCACTTTGAAAAAGGAGTTGTTGATATTGATACAGCTGAAGACTATCATAAGCTGATCAATCCATGA